A part of Tissierellales bacterium genomic DNA contains:
- a CDS encoding sulfide/dihydroorotate dehydrogenase-like FAD/NAD-binding protein: MYKIVEKEVLAPNIFSMDILAPRVAESAQPGQFVIVIADGAGERVPLTICDYDLEKGTVNIVVQPMGCSTKKLDRLEKGDYVKDFVGPLGQPSEYVNENIEELKKQKILFVAGGVGTAPVYPQVRWFHERGIDVDVIIGAKNKDLVILEDKIGEVAGNLYVTTDDGSYGFDGMVTGKIEDLVKNEGKYYDKVIAIGPMIMMKFVCKLTEELGIPTVVSLNPIMVDGTGMCGACRVSIDGETKFACVDGPEFNGHDVDFDEALRRQAQYKSEECKKDDKVKVECKAGGAK; encoded by the coding sequence TTGTATAAAATAGTAGAAAAAGAAGTTCTTGCTCCAAATATCTTTTCAATGGATATTTTGGCACCAAGAGTAGCGGAGTCAGCTCAACCAGGTCAATTTGTAATAGTAATAGCTGATGGAGCGGGGGAAAGAGTACCTCTAACAATTTGTGATTATGATCTAGAAAAAGGAACTGTTAATATTGTAGTACAACCTATGGGTTGTTCTACTAAAAAGCTAGATAGACTTGAAAAGGGTGACTATGTTAAAGATTTTGTAGGCCCTCTCGGACAACCTTCTGAATATGTAAATGAAAATATTGAAGAACTAAAAAAACAAAAAATATTATTTGTAGCAGGAGGAGTAGGAACAGCTCCTGTATATCCACAAGTTAGATGGTTCCATGAACGAGGTATTGATGTTGATGTAATAATAGGTGCTAAAAATAAAGATTTAGTAATTTTAGAAGATAAAATAGGTGAGGTAGCAGGTAATTTATATGTAACAACAGATGATGGAAGCTATGGTTTTGATGGTATGGTAACGGGAAAAATAGAAGATTTAGTTAAAAATGAAGGAAAGTATTATGATAAAGTAATTGCTATTGGACCTATGATAATGATGAAGTTTGTATGTAAACTTACTGAGGAACTTGGAATTCCTACTGTTGTAAGTCTTAACCCTATAATGGTAGATGGAACTGGTATGTGTGGTGCTTGTAGAGTATCTATAGATGGTGAAACAAAATTCGCATGTGTTGATGGGCCAGAATTTAATGGTCATGATGTAGATTTTGATGAAGCTTTAAGAAGACAGGCTCAATATAAATCTGAGGAATGTAAAAAAGATGATAAAGTTAAAGTTGAATGTAAAGCAGGGGGTGCTAAATAA
- a CDS encoding xanthine phosphoribosyltransferase — MELLKKKILNEGRIEEGNVLKVDSFLNHQLDIDFLNEIGKEFKKRFSNEEITKIVTIETSGIAIATIAAQYFKVPVVYARKTMSKNLGKNLYVSEVYSYTKEENYKIRISKRYINKNDKILLIDDFLANGNALSGAIDIIEKADATLVGAGIVIEKGFQQGGKKLRDKGVKLVSLAIIESLEAGKIVFK; from the coding sequence TTGGAATTACTAAAGAAAAAAATATTGAATGAAGGAAGAATTGAAGAAGGAAATGTTCTAAAGGTTGATAGTTTCTTAAATCATCAGTTAGACATAGATTTTTTAAATGAAATTGGAAAAGAGTTCAAAAAAAGATTTTCCAATGAAGAAATAACAAAAATTGTTACTATTGAAACTTCTGGTATAGCAATAGCAACTATTGCAGCCCAATATTTTAAAGTTCCTGTGGTTTATGCACGGAAAACGATGTCAAAAAATCTAGGTAAAAACCTCTATGTAAGCGAGGTTTATTCATATACAAAAGAAGAGAACTATAAAATAAGAATATCTAAAAGATATATAAATAAAAATGATAAAATATTGTTAATAGATGATTTCTTAGCTAATGGAAATGCTTTAAGCGGTGCAATTGATATAATTGAAAAAGCTGATGCAACATTAGTAGGGGCAGGTATTGTAATTGAAAAAGGTTTTCAACAGGGGGGTAAAAAATTAAGAGATAAGGGTGTGAAACTTGTTTCATTAGCAATAATTGAAAGTTTAGAAGCGGGAAAAATAGTTTTTAAATAA